One Belonocnema kinseyi isolate 2016_QV_RU_SX_M_011 chromosome 6, B_treatae_v1, whole genome shotgun sequence genomic region harbors:
- the LOC117175353 gene encoding annexin A7-like yields the protein MKFSFAALLFTIVVFIGGSVSAPVDCNQPSVGYPSPVGYPSQPQVGYPSPPQVGYPSQPQVGYPSQPQVGYPSQPQAGYPPQPQVAYPSPVGYPSQPQANLGYPSQPSVGYPSQPQVAYPSPVGYPSQPQVAYPSQPQAKCGFVSAPVDCNQPSVGYPSPVGYPPQPSVGYPPQSPVGYPSQPQVAYPSPTGYPSQPQVAYPSPAGYPSQPQVAYPPQPQANCDKP from the exons ATGAAGTTCTCCTTTGCTGCTCTACTGTTCACCATTGTGGTTTTCattg GAGGATCTGTATCTGCACCAGTTGACTGTAATCAACCTTCAGTCGGATATCCATCTCCAGTAGGATATCCATCTCAACCTCAGGTCGGATATCCATCTCCACCTCAGGTCGGATATCCATCTCAACCTCAGGTCGGATATCCATCTCAACCTCAGGTCGGATATCCATCTCAACCTCAGGCCGGATATCCACCTCAACCTCAAGTCGCATATCCATCTCCAGTAGGATATCCATCTCAACCTCAAGCCAATT TAGGATATCCATCTCAACCTTCAGTCGGATATCCATCTCAACCTCAAGTTGCATATCCATCTCCAGTAGGATACCCATCTCAACCTCAAGTGGCTTATCCATCTCAACCTCAAGCCAAAT GTGGATTTGTATCTGCACCAGTTGATTGTAATCAACCTTCAGTCGGATATCCATCTCCAGTAGGATATCCACCTCAACCTTCAGTCGGATATCCACCTCAATCTCCAGTCGGATATCCATCTCAACCTCAAGTCGCATATCCGTCTCCAACAGGATACCCATCTCAACCTCAAGTCGCATATCCGTCTCCAGCAGGATACCCATCTCAACCTCAAGTCGCATATCCACCCCAACCTCAAGCTAATTGTGACAAACCTTAA